The following are encoded together in the Pedobacter steynii genome:
- a CDS encoding substrate-binding domain-containing protein, translating to MFFLLFSLSGCEKQKENSVYTIGFSQCIGSDLWRRTMLEEVKMELSLHPGAKLIYADANGNSKLQVKQAGEMINKGINILIISPNEAQPLTPIVEEAYNKGIPVIIIDRKTASSAYTAYVGADNFQIGKMAGEYAGEALKGKGNIVEVMGLPGSSPTIERQRGFNEGLKKYPGIKIINQVYGNWLKKDTEEQLVKIKNSLTNVNAVFAHNDQMASGSRKVLNDLKLSEQIKVIGIDALPGQGGGLQMVSSKILTASVLYPTGGKEAISTAFKILDRESFSKENILQSLVIDSTNVDLMKLQWNKFSSQQKDIERQGTLLEEQKVLFKNQQIVLNVTVITLVLSVVFGGLALYALLENRKINKDLEANNMEILNQRNQLIEMSGKAEAATEAKLNFFTNMSHEFRTPLTLILSPLEDLIHNEKIRPVAEKNLNLIHKNVYRLLRLINQLIDYRKIEHDKMLLSVSQNNIVAFLKDILESFQYSAKKKNIDIRLITDAQEINVWFDVNMLDKVIFNLLSNALKFTPANGIIYAEITHDSASVFLSIKDNGPGIAAEEMEHVFEYFYQAQTNAVKGSGLGLSLSKELMNLHHGDITVESTKWQGTKFSIRLQLGDAHFAEEEKRKGKASKEALYEDAKIYTTGLNDAPEPRNQDVLRTIKQESVLIIEDNHDLLNYLGNKFDEDYEVFLADTGDKGITAAYEQVPDLIISDLVLPGSSGRSLTEKLKSDVRTSHIPIILLSAHGSLEQQINGMESMADAYIVKPFNYEYLVATVKSLLKNRSLLKNHYVSDISTSGKPPISKSLDKKFINDFAGIVEQNLSNENFSVDEISKEIGISRVQLYRKVKALLGCSVTDYIMNRRLKKAKYLLINERYSIAEITYMVGFSSPNYFSTVFKSKYGMRPSEFKKTQQPN from the coding sequence GTGTTTTTTCTGTTATTCAGCCTTTCGGGTTGTGAAAAGCAAAAGGAAAATTCTGTATATACCATTGGCTTCTCTCAATGTATCGGCTCTGATCTATGGCGAAGAACGATGCTGGAAGAAGTAAAAATGGAACTTTCTTTGCATCCCGGTGCGAAGCTGATCTATGCGGATGCAAATGGTAACAGTAAGCTTCAGGTCAAACAAGCAGGGGAAATGATCAATAAAGGGATCAATATCCTGATTATATCTCCAAATGAAGCCCAACCCCTGACTCCAATCGTAGAGGAAGCCTACAACAAGGGAATCCCTGTAATTATCATTGACAGGAAGACTGCTTCTTCCGCTTATACGGCTTATGTCGGGGCAGACAACTTCCAGATCGGAAAAATGGCGGGAGAGTACGCTGGAGAAGCACTTAAAGGTAAAGGAAATATTGTAGAGGTAATGGGGCTTCCCGGTTCTTCGCCAACAATTGAACGGCAGCGCGGATTCAATGAAGGGCTGAAAAAGTACCCCGGCATAAAAATTATAAATCAGGTTTATGGCAACTGGCTAAAAAAAGACACCGAAGAGCAACTGGTTAAAATCAAAAACTCCCTGACGAATGTGAATGCTGTTTTTGCACACAATGACCAGATGGCATCGGGAAGCAGGAAAGTTTTAAATGACCTCAAGTTGTCTGAACAGATTAAAGTGATCGGAATAGATGCTTTACCCGGACAGGGAGGTGGCTTACAAATGGTGAGCAGCAAAATTCTTACTGCCAGCGTGCTTTACCCCACCGGGGGAAAGGAAGCCATTAGCACCGCTTTTAAAATCCTGGACAGAGAGTCATTTTCAAAAGAGAATATTTTACAGTCTCTAGTCATCGATTCCACAAACGTTGACCTCATGAAGCTCCAATGGAATAAGTTCAGCAGTCAGCAAAAAGATATCGAACGCCAGGGAACCTTGCTCGAAGAGCAAAAGGTACTTTTCAAAAATCAGCAGATCGTATTGAATGTAACCGTAATCACCCTGGTTCTTTCCGTAGTGTTTGGCGGCCTCGCGCTTTATGCATTGCTGGAAAACAGAAAGATTAATAAAGACCTGGAGGCAAATAACATGGAGATATTAAATCAACGGAACCAGCTGATAGAAATGTCAGGTAAAGCCGAAGCTGCAACGGAAGCCAAGCTAAACTTTTTCACGAATATGTCTCATGAATTTCGTACTCCGCTTACGCTGATTCTCTCCCCGCTTGAAGACCTGATCCATAACGAAAAAATCAGGCCTGTTGCTGAAAAAAACCTAAATCTCATCCACAAAAATGTTTATCGGTTGCTTAGGCTCATCAATCAGCTGATCGACTACAGGAAGATTGAACACGACAAAATGTTGCTTAGCGTTTCTCAGAATAATATTGTAGCGTTTTTAAAAGACATTCTGGAGAGCTTTCAATATAGTGCAAAAAAGAAGAACATTGACATCAGATTGATTACAGATGCCCAGGAAATCAACGTATGGTTTGATGTCAACATGCTCGATAAAGTCATCTTCAATCTACTGTCTAATGCGTTGAAATTTACCCCGGCCAATGGGATCATTTATGCAGAAATCACTCATGATTCTGCATCGGTCTTTCTTTCCATCAAAGACAACGGACCAGGGATCGCAGCAGAAGAGATGGAGCACGTATTTGAGTATTTCTACCAGGCACAAACGAATGCAGTAAAGGGATCCGGGCTCGGTTTATCATTATCTAAAGAACTGATGAACTTACATCACGGCGATATTACAGTTGAAAGTACAAAATGGCAGGGAACAAAGTTCAGTATCAGGCTTCAACTGGGTGATGCGCACTTCGCGGAGGAGGAAAAGCGGAAAGGAAAAGCCAGCAAAGAAGCACTGTATGAGGATGCTAAAATTTATACAACAGGACTCAATGATGCCCCTGAGCCAAGAAATCAGGATGTCTTAAGAACGATAAAACAGGAATCAGTCCTGATCATTGAGGACAACCATGATTTGCTGAATTACCTGGGTAATAAATTTGATGAAGACTATGAAGTTTTCCTTGCAGACACAGGTGATAAAGGCATCACCGCGGCATATGAACAGGTCCCTGATTTGATCATATCAGATCTTGTGCTTCCAGGGTCATCGGGACGCTCGCTTACTGAAAAGCTAAAATCTGATGTCCGGACTTCTCATATTCCGATTATATTATTGTCTGCTCACGGTAGCCTTGAACAGCAAATCAACGGCATGGAAAGTATGGCTGATGCTTATATTGTAAAGCCTTTTAATTACGAATATCTGGTAGCAACGGTAAAAAGCCTGTTAAAGAACCGCTCCCTGCTCAAAAACCACTATGTAAGTGACATCAGTACTTCAGGTAAACCACCTATTTCAAAAAGTCTGGACAAAAAGTTCATCAACGACTTCGCAGGAATTGTAGAGCAGAACCTCTCTAATGAAAATTTTAGTGTTGATGAAATCAGTAAGGAAATAGGAATTTCAAGGGTTCAGTTGTACCGGAAAGTTAAAGCTTTACTGGGTTGCAGTGTAACGGACTATATTATGAACAGGAGGTTGAAAAAAGCAAAGTACCTGCTGATCAACGAACGTTATAGCATAGCAGAAATTACCTATATGGTTGGTTTTTCTTCCCCAAATTATTTCTCTACAGTCTTTAAATCAAAATACGGTATGCGGCCAAGCGAATTCAAAAAGACCCAACAGCCAAACTAA